A genomic segment from Glycine soja cultivar W05 chromosome 18, ASM419377v2, whole genome shotgun sequence encodes:
- the LOC114397521 gene encoding protein SCARECROW-like: MAACALFSAGGNITEDGNVNGSGSASSTPLTSASNSSSMSNEEKKHNLHGGGIMPQPHCERKMVRKRMASEMEVNVHATPPHNSSSTTSDYIRFPRRSSTNMNMLEKGSTSTTTATTTTLAEGTCNNNNNNNNSNCSSYHYNNSNNSNSGNISSRDNVAIPNYPTVTVTTNYSTMLLPSSTTTTINSSGVAPNYITHHQHHHFQGLVESQDHQQNPVPAVCGFSGLPLFPSQSQRNRDSNNTPTTNNIRNSGGNIVDVVASSSSSSSMDDTSAAAATSGWIDGILKDLIHSSNSVSIPQLISNVREIIYPCNPNLAMVLEYRLRLLLTESTTQNKRGTEGVPLPPSVSSVKLTSNRVVDGIVPNLHFTDASGGAVVVNQHMLSNWGVPQITHHHDNNTNTNTNTNNSNNPSVSLVTLPSPTPPLPPPHYSPPQEKHPQEEDLAATSTAEVALSRKKKEELREQKKKDEEGLHLLTLLLQCAEAVSSENLEDANKMLLEISQLSTPFGTSAQRVAAYFSEAISARLVSSCLGIYATLPHTHQSHKVASAFQVFNGISPFVKFSHFTANQAIQEAFEREERVHIIDLDIMQGLQWPGLFHILASRPGGAPYVRLTGLGTSMEALEATGKRLSDFANKLGLPFEFFPVAEKVGNLDPERLNVCKTEAVAVHWLQHSLYDVTGSDTNTLWLLQRLAPKVVTVVEQDLSNTGSFLGRFVEAIHYYSALFDSLGSSYGEESEERHVVEQQLLSREIRNVLAVGGPSRTGEPKFHNWREKLQQCGFRGISLAGNAATQASLLLGMFPSEGYTLVEDNGILKLGWKDLCLLTASAWRPPFHSAITHHN; the protein is encoded by the exons ATGGCTGCTTGTGCTTTGTTCAGTGCTGGCGGTAACATTACCGAAGATGGCAATGTTAATGGAAGTGGAAGTGCTTCTAGTACTCCTTTGACAAGTGCCTCTAACTCTAGCAGCATGAGcaacgaagaaaaaaaacacaacctaCATGGTGGTGGCATCATGCCACAGCCTCATTGTGAAAGAAAAATGGTGAGAAAAAGAATGGCTTCTGAGATGGAAGTTAACGTTCACGCAACTCCACCACACAACTCTTCCTCCACAACAAGTGATTATATTAGGTTTCCTCGTCGAAGCAGCACCAACATGAACATGTTAGAAAAAGGGTCCACCAGTACCAccacagcaacaacaacaacattagcCGAAGGtacatgtaataataataataataataataatagtaattgtAGTAGCTATCATTATAATAATAGTAACAATAGTAATAGTGGTAATATTTCATCAAGAGATAACGTTGCTATTCCAAATTACCCCACTGTGACGGTCACAACCAACTACTCCACTATGTTGCTACCTtcatccaccaccaccactatcAATTCCTCTGGTGTTGCTCCAAACTACATCACTCACCACCAACACCATCATTTCCAAGGACTCGTTGAAAGCCAGGACCATCAGCAAAACCCTGTGCCTGCAGTTTGTGGATTCTCAGGGTTACCACTTTTTCCATCTCAAAGCCAAAGAAACCGAGACAGCAACAACACCCCCACCACCAACAACATAAGAAACAGTGGTGGAAATATTGTTGACgtggttgcttcttcttcttcttcttcttccatggaTGACActtcagcagcagcagcaacaagtGGTTGGATCGATGGTATATTGAAGGATCTCATTCACAGTTCCAACAGTGTTTCGATTCCTCAACTAAtcagcaacgtgagggagatcATATACCCTTGCAACCCCAACCTTGCAATGGTTCTTGAATACAGGTTGCGTCTTCTTCTCACTGAGtctacaacacaaaacaaaagaggcACAGAAGGGGTGCCTCTTCCTCCTTCTGTTTCCTCAGTGAAGCTCACGAGCAACCGTGTTGTCGATGGCATTGTTCCTAATTTGCACTTCACAGATGCTTCAGGTGGTGCTGTGGTTGTGAATCAGCACATGTTGTCCAATTGGGGTGTGCCTCAAATCACTCATCACCATGATaacaacaccaacaccaacaccaacaccaacaaTAGCAACAACCCTTCAGTTTCTTTGGTTACTTTGCCTTCACCAACACCGCCGCTACCACCACCTCATTATTCACCACCACAAGAAAAGCACCCTCAAGAAGAGGATCTAGCAGCAACCAGCACGGCTGAGGTGGCACTttcaagaaagaagaaagaggagCTGCGTGAACAGAAGAAGAAAGACGAAGAGGGTTTGCATCTTCTCACTTTGCTGCTTCAGTGTGCAGAAGCGGTTTCATCTGAGAATCTAGAAGATGCCAACAAGATGCTGCTGGAGATTTCTCAGTTGTCAACACCCTTCGGCACTTCAGCACAGCGTGTGGCAGCATATTTCTCAGAAGCCATATCAGCAAGGTTGGTGAGTTCATGCTTAGGGATATATGCCACTTTGCCACACACTCACCAAAGCCACAAGGTGGCTTCGGCTTTTCAAGTGTTCAATGGTATTAGTCCTTTCGTGAAGTTCTCACACTTCACAGCAAACCAAGCTATTCAAGAAGCTTTCGAGAGGGAAGAGAGGGTGCACATCATAGATCTTGACATAATGCAAGGGTTGCAGTGGCCTGGTTTGTTTCACATTCTAGCTTCAAGACCTGGTGGAGCACCTTATGTGAGGCTCACAGGGCTTGGTACCTCTATGGAAGCACTTGAAGCCACGGGAAAACGCTTGTCTGATTTTGCAAACAAACTTGGCCTTCCCTTTGAGTTCTTCCCTGTGGCTGAGAAAGTTGGGAACCTTGACCCTGAGAGGCTCAATGTTTGCAAAACCGAAGCTGTTGCTGTTCACTGGTTGCAACATTCCCTCTATGATGTCACTGGCTCAGACACCAACACCTTGTGGCTCTTGCAGAG GCTGGCACCTAAAGTGGTGACTGTGGTGGAGCAGGACCTAAGCAACACTGGTTCATTCTTGGGGAGGTTTGTGGAAGCCATACACTACTACTCAGCATTATTTGACTCTCTTGGGTCAAGCTATGGGGAGGAGAGTGAGGAGAGGCATGTGGTGGAACAGCAACTATTGTCTAGGGAGATTCGAAATGTGCTAGCTGTTGGGGGGCCATCAAGGACTGGAGAGCCAAAGTTTCATAACTGGAGGGAAAAGCTTCAACAGTGTGGGTTTAGAGGCATATCTCTAGCTGGTAATGCTGCCACACAAGCTAGTCTACTCCTTGGTATGTTCCCATCTGAGGGCTATACCTTGGTGGAGGACAATGGCATTCTTAAACTTGGTTGGAAGGACCTTTGCTTGCTCACTGCTTCAGCTTGGAGACCACCCTTCCATAGTGCCATTACCCATCACAACTAG
- the LOC114395777 gene encoding probable galacturonosyltransferase 7: protein MKSGGGGGGGMGAVPSYGVPAKRRWRGLVIAVLGLVILSMLVPLVFLLGLHNGFHSSGYIYEQKNTPSNEKSLERYDRHDVGHNESEGEQSSHVEDLITKFEPTLPKDVLKKYTREGKSDKQRGSRAPPKGVLQSPPTSNSPRSGQIEQVNNPKTSSTDEGGKSCELTFGSYCLWQQEHRQEMKDALVKKLKDQLFVARAYYPSLAKLPANDKLSRQLKQNIQEMEHMLSESTTDADLPPVAESYSKKMEKTITRVKSIPVVCDNVDKKLRQIFDLTEDEANFHMKQSAFLYKLNVQTMPKSHHCLSLKLTVEYFKSSHNDKKADEEKFIDSSLHHYVIFSNNVLAASVVINSTVFHAKESSNLVFHVLTDGENYYAIKLWFLRNHYKEAAVQVLNVELDSQKENPLLLSLPEEFRISFRDNPSRNRIRTEYLSIFSDSHYLLPHLFSNLNKVVVLDDDVVIQQDLSALWNIDLGHKVNGAVQFCSVKLGKLKSYLGEKGFSQNSCAWMSGLNIIDLVRWRELGLTQTYRKLIKEFTMQEGSVEGIAWRASLLTFENEIYPLNESWVVSGMGHDYTIGTQPIKTASVLHYNGKMKPWLDLGIPQYKSYWKKFLNKEDHLLSECNVNS from the exons GATATATATATGAACAGAAGAATACTCCTTCG AATGAGAAAAGTCTTGAAAGATATGATAGACATGATGTTGGCCATAATGAGTCTGAG GGAGAACAATCAAGTCATGTGGAGGATCTTATCACAAAGTTTGAACCAACTCTTCCAAAG GATGTTCTGAAGAAATACACTCGAGAAGGCAAGAGTGATAAACAAAGAG GTTCTAGGGCGCCACCTAAGGGTGTTCTGCAATCACCTCCAACTTCAAAT AGTCCTAGAAGTGGTCAAATTGAGCAAGTCAACAACCCTAAAACAAGCTCTACCGATGAAGGTGGAAAGTCATGTGAGCTCACATTTGGAAGTTATTGCCTTTGGCAACAAGAACATAGACAAGAAATGAAAGATGCTCTGGTTAAGAAATTGAAAGACCAACTATTTGTTGCCAGAGCTTATTATCCTAGCCTTGCAAAACTCCCAGCAAATGATAAATTGTCTCGCCAACTGAAACAGAATATACAGGAGATGGAGCACATGCTTAGTGAATCTACCACAGATGCTGATCTTCCACCAGT GGCTGAAAGTTATTCAAAGAAGATGGAAAAAACAATAACCAGGGTAAAATCAATCCCTGTGGTTTGCGACAATGTGGACAAGAAATTGAGACAAATATTTGATTTGACTGAGGATGAAGCCAACTTCCACATGAAACAGAGTGCATTCTTGTATAAGCTTAATGTTCAGACAATGCCAAAGAGTCATCACTGCCTGTCACTCAAACTAACTGTAGAATATTTCAAATCCTCGCATAATGACAAAAAGGCTGACGAAGAAAAGTTTATTGATTCTTCATTGCACCATTATGTTATTTTCTCTAATAATGTGCTTGCAGCTTCAGTAGTTATCAACTCAACTGTATTTCATGCGAAA GAAAGTTCGAATCTGgtttttcatgttttgactGATGGAGAAAATTATTATGCAATCAAACTCTGGTTCTTGAGAAATCATTATAAGGAAGCTGCTGTTCAAGTGCTAAATGTTGAGCTGGACAGCCAAAAGGAAAATCCATTGCTTCTATCCTTGCCTGAGGAGTTCCGCATTTCATTTCGTGATAATCCATCCAGGAACCGGATTAGAACGGAATACCTTTCAATTTTTTCTGATTCACACTATTTACTTCCTCATTTATTCAGCAATTTGAATAAAGTTGTGGTTCTggatgatgatgttgttatcCAACAAGACTTATCTGCCTTGTGGAATATAGATTTGGGACACAAAGTTAACGGTGCAGTGCAGTTCTGCTCAGTAAAGCTGGGTAAACTGAAAAGTTATCTGGGTGAGAAAGGTTTCAGTCAGAATTCCTGTGCTTGGATGTCAGGGTTGAACATAATTGACCTGGTGAGGTGGAGAGAGCTTGGTCTTACTCAAACTTACAGAAAGTTGATAAAAGAG TTTACCATGCAGGAAGGATCTGTTGAGGGTATTGCATGGCGGGCAAGCTTGCTCACCTTTGAGAATGAAATATATCCACTCAATGAGTCATGGGTTGTGTCTGGAATGGGTCATGATTATACAATTGGTACTCAACCCATTAAGACTGCTTCGGTGCTACACTACAATGGGAAAATGAAACCTTGGCTTGATCTGGGAATTCCTCAGTATAAAAGCTATTGGAAGAAGTTTCTGAACAAAGAAGATCATCTCTTAAGCGAATGCAATGTAAATTCATAA